In the Gossypium arboreum isolate Shixiya-1 chromosome 10, ASM2569848v2, whole genome shotgun sequence genome, one interval contains:
- the LOC108473422 gene encoding transmembrane 9 superfamily member 7-like, with protein MGTKWKNVSFVFWLLSSTAQSFYLPGVAPRDFQRGDPLYVKVNKLSSTKTQLPYDHYYLDYCKPAKIVNSAENLGEVLRGDRIENSVYTFEMREDQPCKVVCRKKLDAESAKNFKEKLNDEYRVNMILDNLPVAVLRQRRDGSQSTTYEHGFRVGFKGNYAGSKEEKYFINNHLSFRVMFHRDTETDAARIVGFEVTPNSINHEYKEWDEKNPQIVTCNNDTKNLIPGSTVPQEVDAGKEIVFTYDITFKESDIKWASRWDTYLLMNDDQIHWFSIVNSLMIVLFLSGMVAMIMMRTLYKDISNYNQLETQDEAQEETGWKLVHGDVFRAPINYGLLCVYVGTGVQIFSMTLVTMIFALLGFLSPSNRGGLMTAMVLLWVFMGIFAGYSSARLYKMFKGTEWKRNTLKTAFMFPGILFVVFFVLNALIWGEQSSGAVPFGTMFALVCLWFGISVPLVFVGSYLGFKRPAIEDPVKTNKIPKQVPEQAWYMKPVFAIFIGGILPFGAVFIELFFILTSIWLNQFYYIFGFLFIVFVILIITCAEITIVLCYFQLCSEDYHWWWRSYLTAGSSALYLFLYSIFYFFTKLEITKLISGLLYFGYMVIVSYAFFVLTGTIGFYACFWFVRRIYSSVKID; from the exons ATGGGTACGAAATGGAAGAATGTCTCCTTCGTTTTTTGGCTGTTGTCATCAACTGCACAATCCTTCTATCTCCCTGGGGTCGCCCCTCGTGATTTTCAAAGG GGTGATCCCCTGTATGTTAAGGTGAACAAATTGTCATCTACAAAGACACAACTACCATATGATCATTACTACTTAGACTACTGTAAACCAGCCAAGATTGTGAACAGTGCTGAAAATTTGGGGGAGGTACTACGTGGTGACCGCATAGAGAATTCAGTCTACACC TTTGAAATGAGGGAGGATCAGCCTTGCAAAGTAGTCTGTCGAAAAAAACTTGATGCTGAATCTGCGAAGAATTTCAAGGAAAAACTTAATGATGAATATCGAGTTAATAT GATTCTTGACAATCTTCCAGTCGCTGTTCTTAGACAAAGGAGAGATGGAAGTCAGTCAACAACATATGAACATGGTTTCCGTGTTGGATTCAAAGGGAATTATGCTGGG AGCAAGGAGGAGAAGTATTTTATCAACAACCACTTGAGCTTCAGAGTCATGTTTCATAGGGATACTGAGACCGATGCTGCTCGAATTGTTGGGTTTGAGGTTACCCCTAACAG CATTAACCATGAATACAAAGAATGGGATGAGAAGAATCCCCAGATAGTAACATGCAATAACGACACCAAAAATCTAATTCCAGGTAGTACTGTTCCACAAGAAGTTGACGCAGGCAAGGAAATTGTGTTTACATATGATATAACTTTCAAG GAGAGTGATATCAAATGGGCTTCTCGCTGGGACACATACCTTCTGATGAATGATGATCAGATTCACTGGTTCTCCATCGTAAACTCTCTGATGATTGTTCTCTTCCTCTCTGGCATGGTAGCCATGATCATGATGAGAACATTGTATAAAGATATTTCAAACTATAATCAGTTGGAAACCCAAGATGAGGCGCAGGAAGAAACAGGATGGAAACTTGTACATGGGGATGTCTTTAGGGCTCCAATCAATTATGGTTTACTCTGTGTTTATGTTGGTACAGGTGTCCAGATCTTCTCTATGACGCTTGTGACAATGATATTTGCATTGCTGGGTTTCTTATCTCCTTCCAATCGTGGAGGACTTATGACTGCTATGGTTCTCTTGTGGGTTTTCATGGGAATATTTGCCGGTTACTCTTCAGCTCGTCTATACAAAATGTTTAAGGGCACAGAGTGGAAGAGAAATACTTTGAAAACTGCATTTATGTTTCCCGGTATCCTCTTTGTTGTATTCTTTGTACTGAATGCACTAATTTGGGGAGAGCAATCCTCTGGGGCAGTGCCATTTGGGACAATGTTTGCTCTTGTTTGCTTATGGTTTGGTATATCAGTTCCATTAGTCTTTGTTGGCAGTTACTTGGGTTTCAAAAGGCCAGCCATCGAAGACCCTGTGAAGACCAACAAAATTCCCAAGCAGGTACCAGAGCAGGCATGGTACATGAAGCCAGTCTTTGCTATATTCATTGGAGGCATTCTTCCATTTGGGGCTGTTTTTATTGAGCTCTTCTTCATCTTAACGTCAATTTGGCTGAACCAGTTCTATTACATCTTTGGCTTCCTTTTCATAGTGTTTGTTATTCTAATAATCACTTGCGCCGAGATAACAATTGTGCTATGCTACTTCCAGTTGTGCAGTGAAGATTACCATTGGTGGTGGAGATCTTACTTGACAGCTGGCTCCTCTGCTCTCTACCTTTTCCTATACTCTATTTTCTACTTCTTTACCAAGTTGGAGATCACAAAGCTTATCTCAGGCCTCCTTTATTTTGGCTACATGGTAATAGTTTCATATGCCTTCTTCGTCCTGACTGGGACAATTGGCTTCTATGCGTGCTTTTGGTTTGTTAGGAGGATCTACTCATCTGTCAAAATCGACTAA
- the LOC108473426 gene encoding glyoxylate/succinic semialdehyde reductase 2, chloroplastic isoform X1, protein MPSTLLAKPNINNLLSSTAMALCSAFCPRISTNFRPKPFSSFPSKPLLSLSFKVFSSQATDASSQDKFSGRVGFLGLGIMGSPMALNLIKAGCDVIVWNRTKSKCDPLISLGAKYSSSPEEVAANCDVTFAMLADPESAIDVACGKNGAVSGMGPGKGYVDVSTVDVATSKLINEHIKARGALFLEAPVSGSKKPAEDGQLIFLTAGDRSLYELVSPLLDILGKSRFYLGKVGNGAAMKLVVNMIMGSMMASFSEGILLSKKVGLDPSVLVEVVSQGAISAPMYSLKGPSMVKSQYPTAFPLKHQQKDLRLALGLAESVSQSTPIAAAANELYKVAKSYGLSDEDFSAVIEALKAKSQDTA, encoded by the exons ATGCCTTCCACTCTGTTAGCTAAGCCCAACATCAACAACTTGTTATCTTCAACAGCCATGGCATTGTGCTCAGCTTTCTGCCCTCGTATTTCCACCAACTTCAGACCCAAAcccttttcttcttttccttcaaAGCCTCTGCTTTCTCTTTCTTTCAAGGTTTTTTCTTCTCAGGCCACTGATGCTTCATCCCAAG ATAAATTTTCAGGCagagttggttttctgggtcttGGAATTATGGGATCGCCAATGGCACTGAATCTCATAAAAGCTGG ATGTGATGTGATAGTATGGAATAGAACGAAAAGCAAATGTGATCCTCTCATCAGCCTTGGTGCAAA GTATAGTTCCTCTCCTGAGGAAGTAGCTGCAAACTGTGATGTCACTTTTGCCATGCTTGCCGATCCTGAAAGTGCA ATTGATGTCGCCTGTGGAAAGAACGGAGCTGTGAGCGGAATGGGTCCAGGAAAAGG CTATGTAGACGTTTCAACGGTTGATGTTGCCACTTCTAAATTAATTAATGAACATATCAAAGCAAGGGGGGCATTATTTCTGGAG GCTCCAGTTTCAGGTTCAAAAAAGCCAGCGGAAGATGGACAACTGATATTCCTTACTGCAG GTGACAGATCATTATATGAGTTAGTTTCTCCACTGTTGGATATATTGGGCAAG TCAAGATTTTACCTTGGGAAGGTCGGAAATGGAGCCGCTATGAAACTTGTTGTTAACATGATCATGGGAAG TATGATGGCATCGTTTTCTGAAGGAATACTTCTTAGCAAGAAAGTAGGACTCGACCCAAGTGTTCTAGTTGAG GTGGTTTCGCAGGGTGCAATTAGTGCACCAATGTACTCGCTTAAAGGTCCATCAATGGTTAAATCCCAATATCCCACAGCCTTTCCCTTAAAGCATCAGCAGAAG GACCTTAGACTTGCATTGGGATTGGCAGAATCTGTTTCTCAGTCCACTCCAATTGCAGCTGCTGCAAATGAACTGTACAAGGTTGCAAAATCATATGGCCTCAGTGATGAAGATTTTTCAGCAGTTATTGAAGCATTAAAAGCTAAATCTCAGGACACTGCCTGA
- the LOC108473426 gene encoding glyoxylate/succinic semialdehyde reductase 2, chloroplastic isoform X2, translating into MPSTLLAKPNINNLLSSTAMALCSAFCPRISTNFRPKPFSSFPSKPLLSLSFKVFSSQATDASSQDKFSGRVGFLGLGIMGSPMALNLIKAGCDVIVWNRTKSKCDPLISLGAKYSSSPEEVAANCDVTFAMLADPESAIDVACGKNGAVSGMGPGKGYVDVSTVDVATSKLINEHIKARGALFLEAPVSGSKKPAEDGQLIFLTAGDRSLYELVSPLLDILGKSRFYLGKVGNGAAMKLVVNMIMGSMMASFSEGILLSKKVGLDPSVLVEVVSQGAISAPMYSLKGPSMVKSQYPTAFPLKHQQKV; encoded by the exons ATGCCTTCCACTCTGTTAGCTAAGCCCAACATCAACAACTTGTTATCTTCAACAGCCATGGCATTGTGCTCAGCTTTCTGCCCTCGTATTTCCACCAACTTCAGACCCAAAcccttttcttcttttccttcaaAGCCTCTGCTTTCTCTTTCTTTCAAGGTTTTTTCTTCTCAGGCCACTGATGCTTCATCCCAAG ATAAATTTTCAGGCagagttggttttctgggtcttGGAATTATGGGATCGCCAATGGCACTGAATCTCATAAAAGCTGG ATGTGATGTGATAGTATGGAATAGAACGAAAAGCAAATGTGATCCTCTCATCAGCCTTGGTGCAAA GTATAGTTCCTCTCCTGAGGAAGTAGCTGCAAACTGTGATGTCACTTTTGCCATGCTTGCCGATCCTGAAAGTGCA ATTGATGTCGCCTGTGGAAAGAACGGAGCTGTGAGCGGAATGGGTCCAGGAAAAGG CTATGTAGACGTTTCAACGGTTGATGTTGCCACTTCTAAATTAATTAATGAACATATCAAAGCAAGGGGGGCATTATTTCTGGAG GCTCCAGTTTCAGGTTCAAAAAAGCCAGCGGAAGATGGACAACTGATATTCCTTACTGCAG GTGACAGATCATTATATGAGTTAGTTTCTCCACTGTTGGATATATTGGGCAAG TCAAGATTTTACCTTGGGAAGGTCGGAAATGGAGCCGCTATGAAACTTGTTGTTAACATGATCATGGGAAG TATGATGGCATCGTTTTCTGAAGGAATACTTCTTAGCAAGAAAGTAGGACTCGACCCAAGTGTTCTAGTTGAG GTGGTTTCGCAGGGTGCAATTAGTGCACCAATGTACTCGCTTAAAGGTCCATCAATGGTTAAATCCCAATATCCCACAGCCTTTCCCTTAAAGCATCAGCAGAAGGTAT GA
- the LOC108470598 gene encoding uncharacterized protein LOC108470598, with translation MFFFFFLLSFVLSFLFLFFSFHYKKLHKHQQLQEEGNPQNDSALLNCCFPDIVDTRAQTRGNDSTHLPHTLLLQIMPSDSAKWAGLFTGENQQKGDASRVGSDRDRERCESGGEDQRTKKKKRRGKKKRLDSKSEEENGDGRCSCSEQENKKKEESGRGDPGCRIKPELVCLYPFTSTGSATQRKIKQHYDQLVKCHQNKGLTLAQVGEFANCLMEARNELQHKSEVVKRRFTITKALLFKADRSSFDRLRQQIYKLEMEQKRLEEDAFVYNWLQQQLKLSPAYKRMLEVCTCMESKGKSSEPMEDPDPEFADISFEELLAQEKKDSFWQKNGKSKLSSN, from the exons atgtttttcttcttctttctcctttctttcgtCCTCTCTTTCTTattcttattcttttcttttcacTATAAAAAACTCCATAAACACCAACAACTACAAGAAGAAGGCAACCCCCAGAATGATTCTGCCCTTTTGAACTGCTGTTTTCCCGATATTGTTGATACGAGGGCACAAACCCGGGGAAACGACTCTACTCATTTGCCCCATACTCTTCTTTTACAGATTATGCCTTCCGATTCTGCAAAATGGGCTGGTTTGTTTACCGGGGAGAACCAACAAAAAGGGGATGCCAGTCGGGTCGGGTCGGATCGAGATAGGGAGCGGTGTGAATCAGGTGGTGAGGATCAGAggacgaagaagaagaagagaagaggGAAGAAGAAGAGATTGGATTCCAAAAGTGAAGAAGAAAATGGTGACGGAAGGTGTAGTTGTTCAGAGCAGGAGAATAAGAAAAAGGAAGAATCGGGTCGGGGGGATCCGGGTTGTCGGATCAAACCGGAGCTGGTTTGCTTGTATCCATTTACATCAACAGGTAGTGCTACGCAGAGGAAGATTAAGCAACATTATGACCAGCTTGTTAAGTGTCATCAAAACAAAGGATTAACATTAGCTCAG GTGGGAGAATTTGCTAATTGCTTGATGGAGGCTAGGAATGAGTTGCAGCACAA GTCTGAGGTGGTCAAACGTAGGTTCACAATAACAAAGGCTCTACTATTCAAAGCAGATCGATCATCATTTGATCGCCTGAGACAGCAA ATATACAAGCTAGAAATGGAACAGAAGAGATTAGAAGAGGATGCATTTGTCTATAACTGGCTCCAACAGCAACTTAAACTATCTCCGGCTTATAAGAGG ATGCTGGAAGTTTGTACTTGCATGGAGTCAAAGGGCAAGTCCAGTGAGCCAATGGAAGACCCGGATCCTGAATTTGCTGACATTTCTTTTGAGGAGTTACTAGCTCAGGAAAAGAAGGATTCGTTTTG GCAGAAAAATGGGAAATCCAAATTAAGCTCAAACTGA